One part of the Herbiconiux aconitum genome encodes these proteins:
- a CDS encoding epoxide hydrolase family protein: MTQPENTPPAEVPAERVADLKHRLERFRSVDVAGTGWERGVDPDFLRRLVAYWASGYDWREHEQRIRALGWQTAGRSTPIRLVHRFVSPDAPTVLLLHGWPDSVLRFERVLPLLSDVNLVIPALPGFPFALPLAEGGLPSNRMAEVVAAAMTDLGYERYLVSGGDIGSDVAEAIARIRPESVSALHLADVSQRHALDDPPKDPSEAERAYLGRVRDWQHTEGGYMREQATKPQTLAVGLGDSPAGLAAWILEKLRSWSDNDGELTSVFTLDELLTWISAYWFEGSIGTSFVPYAGPARGDEAQRRVETPVAVSIFPKDPVNPGREFAERYLNVQSWEQLEHGGHFSAWERPDDYVRGVRAALTLAAAR, encoded by the coding sequence ATGACCCAGCCCGAGAACACGCCGCCCGCTGAGGTGCCGGCCGAGAGAGTCGCCGATCTGAAGCACCGGCTCGAGCGCTTCCGCTCGGTGGATGTGGCGGGTACCGGCTGGGAGCGCGGTGTCGACCCTGACTTCCTGCGCCGACTCGTGGCGTACTGGGCGTCGGGCTACGACTGGCGCGAACACGAGCAGCGCATCCGGGCGCTCGGCTGGCAGACGGCCGGGCGATCGACGCCGATCCGGCTCGTGCACCGCTTCGTGTCGCCGGATGCGCCGACCGTGCTGCTTCTTCACGGCTGGCCCGACTCGGTGCTCCGCTTCGAGCGGGTGCTGCCGCTGCTCAGCGATGTCAACCTCGTCATCCCGGCCCTTCCGGGCTTTCCGTTCGCTCTTCCCCTGGCGGAGGGAGGGCTCCCGTCGAACCGGATGGCGGAGGTCGTCGCCGCGGCCATGACCGATCTCGGGTACGAGCGATACCTGGTCTCGGGCGGCGACATCGGGAGCGACGTGGCCGAGGCGATTGCGCGCATCCGTCCGGAATCCGTGTCGGCGCTGCACCTGGCCGACGTGTCGCAACGGCACGCGCTCGACGATCCTCCGAAAGATCCGTCCGAAGCCGAACGCGCTTACCTGGGGCGGGTGCGCGACTGGCAGCACACGGAAGGCGGCTACATGCGCGAGCAGGCCACCAAGCCGCAGACGCTCGCCGTGGGTCTCGGTGACTCGCCGGCCGGCCTGGCGGCGTGGATTCTCGAGAAGCTGCGGTCCTGGAGCGACAACGATGGCGAGCTGACGTCGGTGTTCACGCTCGACGAACTGCTCACCTGGATCTCGGCCTACTGGTTCGAGGGCTCGATCGGCACGTCGTTCGTGCCCTACGCGGGCCCGGCGCGGGGAGACGAGGCGCAGCGCCGGGTCGAGACACCCGTGGCGGTCTCGATCTTTCCGAAAGACCCGGTCAACCCCGGAAGGGAGTTCGCGGAGCGGTACCTGAACGTGCAGAGCTGGGAGCAGCTCGAGCACGGCGGCCACTTCTCGGCGTGGGAACGCCCCGACGACTACGTCAGAGGCGTGCGGGCTGCGCTGACCTTGGCCGCTGCGCGCTGA
- the pgi gene encoding glucose-6-phosphate isomerase encodes MTESAPIDPTATDAWKQLEGIASGFAPDLRGWFASDADRADTYTFQAGDLTVDLSKNLVTEEILAQLLALAKAAGVSERYEAMISGERINVTEDRAVLHTALRRPAAGSAGAGDLVPPAGFVIDGADVDAEVHATLDKVYAFADRVRDGSWTGVTGKRIETVVNIGIGGSDLGPVMVYEALKPYVQPGLEVRFVSNIDPSDIYEKTAGLDPESTLFIVASKTFGTLETLTNARLARQWLWERLGASGAIADDDDARTAAVAKHFVAVSTALDKVAAFGIDPENAFGFWDWVGGRYSVDSAIGTSVAIAIGPDGFHDFLAGFHAIDEHMRTTPLERNVPVLMGLLNVWYTNFLNAQSHVVLPYAQYLHRFPAYLQQLTMESNGKSVRWDGSPVVTDTGEVFWGEPGTNGQHAFYQLIHQGTRLIPADFIAVANPAHPLKDATGDGKAVQPGADVHSLFLANFFAQTKALAFGKTADEVRAEGTAESVVPARVFSGNRPTTSILAPALTPSVVGQLIALYEHIVFTQGTIWGIDSFDQWGVELGKQLALEVAPAVDGDAAALASQDSSTKALIAKYLSLRTN; translated from the coding sequence ATGACCGAATCGGCGCCCATCGACCCGACCGCAACCGACGCCTGGAAACAGCTCGAGGGCATCGCTTCCGGATTCGCTCCCGACCTGCGCGGCTGGTTCGCCTCCGACGCGGATCGCGCTGACACGTACACCTTCCAGGCCGGCGACCTCACCGTCGACCTGTCGAAGAACCTCGTGACCGAGGAGATCCTCGCGCAGCTGCTCGCGCTCGCGAAGGCTGCCGGGGTCTCCGAGCGCTACGAGGCCATGATCTCCGGCGAGCGCATCAACGTGACCGAGGATCGCGCCGTGCTGCACACCGCGCTCCGGCGCCCCGCGGCGGGCAGCGCAGGCGCAGGAGACCTCGTGCCGCCGGCCGGCTTCGTGATCGACGGCGCCGACGTCGACGCCGAAGTGCATGCCACCCTCGACAAGGTCTACGCCTTCGCCGACCGCGTGCGCGACGGCTCGTGGACCGGCGTCACCGGCAAGCGCATCGAGACCGTCGTGAACATCGGCATCGGCGGCTCCGACCTCGGGCCGGTCATGGTCTACGAGGCCCTCAAGCCGTACGTGCAGCCGGGTCTCGAGGTGCGCTTCGTCTCGAACATCGACCCCTCCGACATCTACGAGAAGACGGCCGGCCTCGACCCCGAGAGCACGCTCTTCATCGTCGCGTCGAAGACCTTCGGCACCCTCGAGACCCTCACCAACGCCCGCCTGGCCCGGCAGTGGCTGTGGGAGCGACTGGGAGCATCCGGAGCCATCGCCGACGATGACGACGCCCGCACCGCCGCCGTCGCGAAGCACTTCGTCGCCGTGTCGACCGCTCTCGATAAGGTCGCGGCGTTCGGCATCGACCCTGAGAACGCGTTCGGCTTCTGGGACTGGGTCGGCGGCCGCTACTCCGTCGACTCCGCCATCGGCACCTCGGTCGCGATCGCCATCGGACCCGACGGATTCCACGACTTCCTTGCCGGCTTCCACGCGATCGACGAGCACATGCGCACCACCCCGCTCGAGCGCAACGTGCCCGTGCTGATGGGCCTGCTGAACGTCTGGTACACCAACTTCCTCAACGCGCAGAGCCACGTGGTGCTGCCGTATGCACAGTATCTTCACCGATTCCCCGCCTACCTGCAGCAGCTCACCATGGAGTCCAATGGCAAGAGTGTTCGCTGGGACGGCTCGCCGGTCGTCACCGACACCGGCGAGGTCTTCTGGGGTGAGCCCGGCACGAACGGGCAGCACGCCTTCTACCAGCTGATCCACCAGGGCACCCGGCTCATCCCGGCCGACTTCATCGCGGTGGCCAACCCCGCGCATCCGTTGAAGGATGCGACCGGAGACGGCAAGGCCGTGCAGCCCGGGGCCGACGTGCACTCGCTCTTCCTCGCGAACTTCTTCGCGCAGACCAAAGCGCTCGCGTTCGGCAAGACCGCCGACGAGGTGCGCGCGGAAGGCACCGCCGAATCGGTGGTGCCGGCCCGCGTGTTCAGCGGCAACCGGCCGACCACATCGATCCTCGCGCCCGCGCTCACCCCGAGCGTCGTGGGTCAGCTGATCGCGCTCTACGAGCACATCGTGTTCACCCAGGGCACCATCTGGGGCATCGACTCGTTCGACCAGTGGGGTGTTGAGCTCGGCAAGCAGCTGGCACTCGAGGTCGCACCGGCGGTCGACGGGGATGCCGCGGCTCTCGCGTCGCAGGACTCGTCGACGAAGGCGCTGATCGCGAAGTACCTCTCGCTGCGCACGAACTAG